The following are encoded together in the Cheilinus undulatus linkage group 3, ASM1832078v1, whole genome shotgun sequence genome:
- the tmcc2 gene encoding transmembrane and coiled-coil domains protein 2, giving the protein MLDKSEVATLGLPSTTSHGGSDSNISADGAGAAAAGVTAGGAECSGAGEPQRTRAALEHLQQKILKVTEQIRIEQEARDDNVAEYLKLAHNADKQQASRIKQVFEKKNQKSAQTIAHLHKKLEHYHKKLKEIEQNGPARQPKDVLRDMQQGLKDVGANVRAGISGFGGGVVEGVKGGVSALTHTAVVSKPREFASLIRNKFGSADNIAHLKDTLEDGVGVHSEDTPTPRALSGSATLVSSPKYGSDDECSSATSGSGAGSNSGGAGGGVGGGGLLGPTMGSPRLDGHHHHHHHMHSSWDSLLESLQEIKASQAHMEDAIEDMKGQLQSDYSYMTQCLQEERYRYERLEEQLNDLTELHQNEMTNLKQELASMEEKVAYQSYERARDIQEAVESCLTRITKLELQQQQQQVVQLEGVENANARALLGKLINVILALMAVLLVFVSTMANFITPLMKTRARVGATVLLTLLLFILWKQWDFLEPWLLPS; this is encoded by the exons CTGGACAAGAGCGAGGTGGCAACTCTAGGCTTACCCTCCACCACCAGCCATGGAGGCTCTGACAGTAACATCAGTGCAGACGGCGCgggggcagcagcagcaggggtcACAGCAGGCGGTGCAGAGTGTTCAGGGGCTGGCGAGCCGCAGAGGACGCGTGCCGCTCTGGAGCATCTGCAGCAGAAGATCCTGAAGGTCACCGAGCAGATTCGCATCGAGCAGGAGGCTCGTGACGACAACGTTGCAGAGTATTTGAAGTTGGCCCACAACGCAGACAAACAGCAGGCGTCTCGGATCAAGCAGGTGTTCGAGAAGAAAAACCAGAAGTCAGCACAGACCATCGCACACTTGCACAAAAAACTAGAGCACTATCACAAGAAGCTAAAGGAGATAGAACAG AACGGACCAGCCCGCCAGCCTAAAGATGTCCTCCGGGACATGCAGCAGGGATTAAAGGACGTTGGTGCCAACGTACGTGCTGGGATAAGTGGTTTTGGTGGTGGGGTAGTTGAAGGGGTCAAAGGTGGAGTATCTGCCCTGACTCACACAGCTGTGGTCTCCAAGCCGAGAGAATTTGCCAGTCTCATCAGGAATAAGTTCGGCAGTGCAGATAACATCGCTCACCTAAAGGACACACTTGAGGACGGAGTTGGGGTACACTCTGAGGACACCCCTACACCTCGCGCCCTGAGTGGAAGTGCCACTCTGGTGTCCAGCCCAAAGTACGGCAGTGACGACGAGTGTTCCAGCGCCACGTCCGGCTCAGGAGCAGGCAGTAATTCTGGTGGGGCAGgaggaggagtaggaggaggagggttaTTAGGACCAACCATGGGGAGCCCCAGACTGGATGggcatcatcaccaccatcatcacatGCACAGCTCTTGGGACTCTCTACTGGAGAGCCTGCAGGAGATCAAAGCCAGCCAGGCGCACATGGAAGATGCCATCGAGGACATGAAGGGCCAGCTGCAGAGCGACTACTCCTACATGACACAGTGCCTGCAAGAGGAGAGATACAG GTACGAACGACTTGAAGAACAGCTGAACGACTTAACAGAGCTGCATCAGAATGAAATGACCAACCTAAAACAGGAACTGGCCAGTATGGAGGAAAAAGTTGCATACCAGTCTTACGAGCGGGCAAGGGACATTCAG GAGGCTGTGGAGTCCTGCCTGACCCGCATCACTAAGctagagctgcagcagcagcagcagcaggtggtCCAGTTGGAGGGAGTCGAGAACGCTAATGCTCGAGCTCTTCTGGGAAAACTCATCAACGTCATCCTGGCACTTATGGCGGTGCTTCTGGTCTTTGTCTCCACCATGGCCAACTTCATCACCCCACTGATGAAGACGCGAGCCCGGGTCGGTGCCACTGTCCTCCTGACTTTGCTGCTGTTCATCTTGTGGAAGCAGTGGGACTTTTTGGAGCCGTGGCTGCTGCCCAGCTGA
- the med20 gene encoding mediator of RNA polymerase II transcription subunit 20, with protein sequence MGVTCVCQVPVAEGKSVQQTVDILHKKLEQLGAVKQGSFCVDCETYHATGNVSGQPSKLLYVMHNSETPLSCLALFEGGPCLIADANFDVLMVKLKSHFQNAKGHKVECRGSRYRYCDFLIKVGTVTMSSSARGISVEVEYCPCVVPGDCWNLMREFMASFLGSNVPELPSVFAAKPEGLFAQADCVDTMTQYLELFNKLRKLQMPGSNVR encoded by the exons ATGGGTGTCACTTG TGTGTGCCAGGTACCTGTAGCAGAGGGGAAGAGTGTGCAGCAGACAGTGGACATCCTGCACAAGAAGCTGGAGCAGCTTGGTGCTGTGAAGCAGGGCAGCTTCTGTGTAGACTGTGAGACCTACCATGCAACAGGAAACGTTAGCG GTCAACCCTCTAAGCTCTTATATGTGATGCACAACTCTGAAACTCCTTtgagctgcctggctctgtttGAAGGCGGACCCTGCCTGATAGCTGATGCAAACTTTGATGTTCTTATGGTGAAGCTGAAAAGTCACTTCCAAAATGCCAAGGGGCACAAAGTGGAGTGTCGTGGTTCCAGATATCGTTACTGTGACTTCTTGATAAAAGTTGGAACTGTGACTATGAGCTCCAGTGCCAGAGGGATATCGGTAGAG GTGGAGTACTGTCCCTGTGTGGTTCCAGGGGACTGCTGGAATCTCATGAGGGAGTTCATGGCGTCCTTTCTGGGCTCCAATGTCCCTGAACTGCCGTCTGTGTTTGCTGCCAAACCTGAAGGGCTCTTTGCCCAGGCAGACTGTGTTGACACCATGACGCAGTACCTGGAGCTGTTCAACAAACTTCGGAAACTACAAATGCCAGGAAGTAATGTACGTTGA
- the usp49 gene encoding ubiquitin carboxyl-terminal hydrolase 49 translates to MDRCKHVGRLRLGQDHSILNPQKWHCVDCRTTDSVWACLKCSHVACGRFMEEHSLKHFQESQHPLAMEVRELDVFCFACGDYVLNDNAEGDLKLLRGALSTVRSPGRRSLRSSTGGDCTPWVGDSGPQPAMQLALRHRRKALLGKMFQVWFSKHQELQDKRKEKLEEARRQKKEVKRRLMEELGNVPPRKSARLLTQAPRSTITLIPRKFRDPPERLPPHPPPKKPSLLTLTRKSPQNGRAAKLRRYYSTHTVTRRRLAPGVTGLRNLGNTCYMNSILQVLSHLQKFRECFLTLDLCETEELLAKTNHSPGMKGVTGGVVSSGNTSLAGCPLGRIGRAGSWNLPLGKKESVPPPPQAAELVQPKESRCSTRQQMSLCHELHTLFRVMWSGRWSLVSPFAMLHSVWNLIPAFRGYDQQDAQEFLCELLDKVQQELDTEGSKRRIVIPITKRKLSKKVLKVLNTIFHGQLLSQVTCLSCKHKSNTVEPFWDLSLEFPERYHSIDKSSGSTAYQRSCTLTEMLSKFTEMEALEGCIYACNSCNKRRRKSSHKPLVLSEARKQLLIYRLPQVLRLHLKRFRWSGRNHREKIGVHVAFDQVLNIKPYCCTGSGHSVHRGGYTYDLSAVVMHHGKGFGSGHYTAYCYNTEGGFWVHCNDSEMKVCSVEEVCNTQAYILFYTQRSA, encoded by the exons ATGGATCGTTGTAAGCACGTGGGACGCCTTCGTCTGGGCCAGGACCATTCTATCCTCAATCCACAAAAATGGCACTGTGTCGACTGCAGAACGACCGATTCAGTGTGGGCCTGCCTCAAGTGTTCCCACGTGGCCTGTGGACGTTTCATGGAGGAGCACTCACTCAAACACTTTCAGGAGTCTCAACACCCTCTGGCTATGGAGGTGCGTGAGCTGGATGTCTTCTGTTTTGCCTGTGGAGACTATGTTCTCAATGACAATGCTGAGGGTGACCTCAAACTCCTCAGAGGAGCGCTCTCTACTGTTCGCAGCCCAGGTAGACGCTCACTCCGCTCCTCCACTGGGGGGGACTGCACCCCCTGGGTTGGAGACAGTGGGCCACAGCCCGCCATGCAGCTGGCTCTGCGTCACAGGAGGAAAGCACTTCTCGGGAAGATGTTTCAGGTGTGGTTCAGCAAACACCAGGAACTGCAGGACAAACGTAAAGAGAAACTTGAGGAAGCtagaagacaaaagaaagagGTAAAAAGGAGACTCATGGAAGAGCTTGGTAATGTCCCACCCAGAAAGAGTGCTAGGCTTCTCACTCAGGCGCCACGTTCAACCATCACACTCATTCCTCGCAAATTTCGCGACCCTCCAGAACGCCTACCTCCACACCCTCCTCCCAAGAAGCCTTCCCTCTTAACCCTGACCCGTAAGAGTCCTCAGAATGGCAGAGCTGCTAAACTGAGGAGATACTACTCCACACACACGGTAACCCGCCGGAGACTGGCTCCAGGTGTCACTGGTCTGCGCAACTTGGGAAACACATGCTACATGAACTCAATATTGCAAGTGCTGAGCCACCTGCAGAAATTCAGGGAGTGTTTTCTCACTTTGGACCTGTGTGAGACTGAGGAGCTGCTGGCCAAGACCAATCACTCCCCAGGGATGAAAGGTGTGACAGGAGGTGTAGTCAGCAGTGGTAACACATCACTGGCAGGATGCCCTCTTGGACGTATAGGGAGGGCGGGCAGTTGGAACTTGCCCTTGGGCAAAAAAGAAAGTGTCCCACCTCCCCCACAGGCTGCAGAGTTGGTCCAGCCCAAGGAGTCCCGCTGCTCCACCCGCCAGCAGATGTCTCTGTGCCATGAATTACACACACTTTTCAGGGTAATGTGGTCAGGCCGGTGGTCTTTAGTGTCCCCTTTTGCCATGCTGCACTCCGTGTGGAACCTCATCCCAGCCTTTAGGGGCTATGACCAGCAGGACGCTCAGGAGTTCTTGTGTGAGCTCCTGGACAAGGTGCAGCAAGAGCTGGACACAGAGGGGTCCAAACGCAGGATAGTTATCCCGATCACAAAGAGGAAGCTATCCAAGAAAGTGCTAAAGGTTCTTAACACCATTTTTCATGGGCAGCTACTCAGCCAG GTTACATGTCTGTCCTGTAAGCACAAGTCTAACACAGTCGAGCCATTCTGGGATTTGTCTTTGGAGTTTCCAGAGCGATACCACAGTATAGACAAAAGCTCAGGCTCCACAGCGTACCAACGCAGCTGCACCCTCACCGAGATGCTGTCCAAGTTTACCGAGATGGAGGCTCTTGAAGGCTGCATCTATGCCTGCAACAGCTGCAACA AGAGAAGACGGAAATCATCCCACAAACCCTTAGTTCTGTCAGAGGCACGTAAGCAGCTTCTGATCTACCGTTTACCTCAGGTTCTACGGCTGCACCTCAAACGCTTCAG ATGGTCAGGGCGGAACCATAGGGAGAAAATCGGCGTCCATGTGGCCTTTGACCAAGTTCTGAACATCAAACCATACTGCTGCACAGGCTCAGGTCACTCTGTCCACAGAGGAGGCTACACCTACGATCTATCTGCTGTAGTTATGCATCACGGTAAAGGCTTCGGCTCAGGGCACTACACTGCATACTGCTACAATACAGAAGGAG GTTTCTGGGTCCACTGTAACGACTCTGAGATGAAGGTTTGCAGTGTGGAGGAGGTGTGCAACACTCAGGCCTATATTCTCTTTTACACCCAGAGGTCTGCCTAG